CTCGTCCAGAACTATTCGTCGGGGAGTTCCAAGTTCTTTTGGTTTGAGCTGAATGGAAGCATTGGCAGCCCGAACGCGCAGCTTCTTGGCCATTCGACCCTCCCTTCATTCTTCTATGCCACGCCAAGCTATGCCTCGCAGCTTGGCGGAAATGGAGGCGACAGGATATCAGTCTTGGATTGCGACATTCAGTATGCCCTTTTTCAAAACAACAAGCTGCATTTCGTATTTACCAGAAGCAACCAAGATTGGGCGGAATTGGTCTATGCCAACATCAATGTCACGACCAATGCGTTCACGCACTCTGAACTTGATGGTGTTGCCAACAGCGAGAATTTCCTACGGCCTTCCATTGCTTGCTATGGCGTGGATTCCACCGATGAAAATTACTTGATCGGGTTCTTGCGAACTGGCCCCAACCAATTTCCTGAAATCTGTGCGGTGAATTACGATAGCACGGGTTGGAGCCTTGCGCCAACCTCGGTGAAGGCTGGCCTCGGAATATTGGACTTGAGGCAAGACCTTGTGGCACCTTGGGATTCATTGGAGCGTTGGGGAGACTATACCTGCATACAAAGGCGGTACAGCGACCCGTTTAGACGGTGCTGGATGGTTGGCGCACATGCGTTTGGGCTTGCGCCCAATCATTTCGGGAAGGTGAGCGGTGTGAATGCCTGGATAGCGGAATTGGGCGACTCGCTTCCCGCAATTGGGATAACATCACCCGTCATTGCCCTAAAATTCATGATCGCCCCTAACCCTGCCAGCAACACCAACAGTGTCGTTGCGCATTTCCCCAATACCTTGATCGGGACAATCGTTGTTGCCAACCTGCAAGGCCAAGTATTCGCAGAAGTCACGTTTTCAGGCAAGTATGCCGAGATTCCCGTTGCCGATCTTCCCGATGGCATGTATTTTGTCACTGCAAAAACCAAAGGTGTAAAGTATGAAACTCAGAAACTTATTGTCCGCAATTAGTCTTGTCGCCCTCATTTCCGCTTGCCAGCCCCCTGCGCAAACCAACGATGCCCGGCGTGAGTTGGACTCAATCAGAACCGTCCTGAACCATCGGATCGATTCCTTGGAGGCGGTGACTGGCACCCTTTCAGATAGCCTCGAAGCAATGCGAATAGCACAAAATATGCTCAAGGACTCTCTGGCCCACAAATCGGAAAAGCAGCCCAAGCGACCTCCGTTTGTAGCCCGCGACCTCAAAAATGGCGATATTAAGGATGGGGAGGATGGGCCAAGAAAGGGAGGCAAATAGAACCTCCTCGGCTGGCCAATACGATTCAATGTATTCTCGAAAATCAATCACACGAAAATCCCTCCGCAAAAACTTGGAAATATGAAAACACGCTTCACTCTGCTCATCTTCACAATCACCTTGGCGATCCTTGCCAGTTCGACCTATTCCCTCCATGCACAGCTAATCCCTGTCCCGCTAGAAAGGCGCATGGCCACCGCTCAACTCGTAATCGAGGGTGAGGTGATCCACTCCCATAGTTTCTTTGGGGACAACCGCAACATCTACACGAGCCACATCGTGCGCATTGACAAAATTATCAAGGGAAGCCCCGCCATAGCCACATTGGAGATTATCTTGGAGGGTGGCACGGTCGGCGGAAAGTCACTTTGGATCAGCGACCACTTGGTTTTGGGGCCAAAGTCTTCGGGGGTGTTTTTTCTAAACCCGCTTGGAGATACGCATCCTGCTAAGCTCGGGAACCCAAGGCTCGCCTACGATGTTTACGCCGATTCGCAGGGCTTCATCGCGTACATGGAGCAGCCTGGCGCGACGATAGCAGTAGAGCCGTTTCACGTATATCGGAGCATCGCCACCGACCTCTATCCCTTGCTGGGCCTGTCGGGAGCGCAAGCTCCTGTGAAGCACAAACCCATACCCTTGCGCGTTTCAGGCGGGCCGATCATCGATAGCATTCGGCCTTTGGAAGTAACCGCTGGTACGCGCACGACCTTGAGCATTTATGGGCATGGCTTTCTGTCTGGGCAAGGGACAGTCCAGTTTCCAAATGCAAATACCGGGGGAACTAGCATGATGGTCGGTGACTCGACGGACGTTCAGCAGTGGACAGATACGCTGATAAGGGTTTGGGTCCCAAGCATTGGGGCATTGCCCTTTTTCATAGGTACGGCTGGATCAGGGCAAATAGAAATTGAAAATATCTCAGGCGACACTGCGCGGAGTGCCGAAAACGTTGCGGTGCTTTTCGGGATCAAAAATGTCAGGAACCAAGACAACCAATATCCAATCGGTGTTGCGGAATTTGCCTCACTGTTCGACCAAGATTCCCATGTGCCGAGCGACACGAGTGGAGGCTATACTTTCAGGCTCAGTGATTCATTCTCAGCAACAGATAGTGCGGAGGTTGCGCTTAAGCAGGCGTTGCGGCAGTGGCGATGCGCTACGGGAGTGAATTTCAAGATAGGAGCCGATACCTCCCTCAATGTTTCGGGGAATGATCTTGTAAACCTGGTAAGATGGGACGACTTTCCAGATACCCTTGCAACTGGTCGCTTGGCAAGGACAACACTCTATTTTGTGGACTGCGTGGTTGGCCAAGCACCGGCCTATCAAATCTCGGAGATAGATTTCACAGTCAATCGAGAATTTGCTTGGAACTTTGATACCACTGGAAATGTGCCTTCCAAAGTGGATTTCTACTCCGTGGCCCTCCATGAGATGGGCCATGCGCATGGACTGGAGCATGTGATCGACACAAATGAGGTGATGTATTACAAAATCGCACCGGGTGAAAGAAAAGCCATGCTTACGTTGGAAGCGCTTGACGCTGGGTTTTG
The DNA window shown above is from Bacteroidota bacterium and carries:
- a CDS encoding matrixin family metalloprotease; translation: MKTRFTLLIFTITLAILASSTYSLHAQLIPVPLERRMATAQLVIEGEVIHSHSFFGDNRNIYTSHIVRIDKIIKGSPAIATLEIILEGGTVGGKSLWISDHLVLGPKSSGVFFLNPLGDTHPAKLGNPRLAYDVYADSQGFIAYMEQPGATIAVEPFHVYRSIATDLYPLLGLSGAQAPVKHKPIPLRVSGGPIIDSIRPLEVTAGTRTTLSIYGHGFLSGQGTVQFPNANTGGTSMMVGDSTDVQQWTDTLIRVWVPSIGALPFFIGTAGSGQIEIENISGDTARSAENVAVLFGIKNVRNQDNQYPIGVAEFASLFDQDSHVPSDTSGGYTFRLSDSFSATDSAEVALKQALRQWRCATGVNFKIGADTSLNVSGNDLVNLVRWDDFPDTLATGRLARTTLYFVDCVVGQAPAYQISEIDFTVNREFAWNFDTTGNVPSKVDFYSVALHEMGHAHGLEHVIDTNEVMYYKIAPGERKAMLTLEALDAGFWMMDSSAVARGNCYGPMTIVPANDCNMLPVAPRLEDAAQLLLYPNPSNGTIHVKRSGGTQSRSLEMRLFDAGGNVIASNRFSVTSTTADTWLLDMNQLPSGLYLASLRLGNSLSNSKIVLSR